The following coding sequences lie in one Leptospiraceae bacterium genomic window:
- the odhB gene encoding 2-oxoglutarate dehydrogenase complex dihydrolipoyllysine-residue succinyltransferase: MSIAIKVPPLGESITEATIASWYKNQGDFVKQGEILVSLESDKVTMEVPSPSNGILMQILKKAGENVKIDETIAILEEKQSSTIEQPKKESPTPSQVEPTKNDTLPPSVQRLVAEQKLNIEEIEGTGKRGQITKEDVIKHLEKQNNQKMQPKEEPIPVSVSNVSNVMKEVPTLKQKRELREEVVPMSRLRQKIAERLVQAQHTAAILTTFNEADMSKIMEYRQKYNELFQKKYGIKLGIMSFFVKACVTALKEFPAVNAEIRDNNIVYKYYYDIGVAVGGPRGLVVPVVRNADQLSFAEIEMEIARLANRVREGIITLEELAGGTFTISNGGIYGSMMSTPILNPPQVGILGMHNIIKRPVVVDDQIVIRPMMYLALSYDHRIIDGKEAVSFLVRVKECVENPERMLFEI, encoded by the coding sequence ATGAGTATCGCAATCAAAGTCCCTCCATTAGGCGAGTCCATCACAGAAGCAACCATTGCTTCATGGTACAAAAACCAAGGTGATTTTGTAAAGCAAGGTGAAATATTAGTATCATTAGAAAGCGACAAAGTTACGATGGAAGTTCCAAGTCCATCAAATGGAATTCTCATGCAAATTCTCAAGAAAGCAGGAGAAAACGTCAAAATCGATGAGACAATTGCCATCTTGGAAGAAAAACAATCATCTACAATCGAACAACCAAAAAAAGAATCACCAACACCATCTCAAGTAGAGCCTACAAAAAATGACACTCTACCACCTTCAGTCCAACGTTTAGTTGCTGAACAAAAGCTCAACATCGAAGAAATTGAAGGCACGGGGAAAAGAGGTCAAATCACAAAAGAAGATGTAATCAAACACTTAGAGAAGCAAAATAATCAAAAAATGCAACCCAAAGAAGAACCCATCCCCGTTAGTGTCTCCAACGTCTCCAACGTAATGAAAGAAGTACCAACTCTAAAACAAAAAAGAGAATTACGAGAAGAAGTCGTTCCCATGAGTAGGCTTCGCCAGAAGATTGCCGAGCGTTTGGTGCAAGCCCAACATACCGCAGCTATCTTAACCACTTTCAATGAAGCCGACATGTCAAAAATCATGGAATATCGACAAAAATATAATGAACTCTTCCAAAAAAAATACGGAATCAAGCTTGGAATCATGTCGTTTTTTGTTAAGGCTTGTGTTACTGCTCTAAAGGAATTTCCTGCTGTCAATGCCGAGATACGTGATAACAACATTGTCTATAAATATTATTACGATATTGGTGTTGCGGTCGGTGGTCCGAGGGGTTTGGTAGTTCCTGTAGTTCGAAACGCTGATCAACTCAGTTTTGCCGAGATTGAGATGGAAATTGCTCGATTGGCTAATCGTGTTCGGGAAGGAATCATCACCCTCGAAGAACTCGCAGGAGGAACATTTACTATTTCCAATGGTGGGATTTATGGTTCGATGATGTCGACTCCCATCCTTAATCCACCTCAAGTGGGAATTTTAGGAATGCACAACATCATAAAGCGTCCTGTTGTTGTTGATGATCAAATCGTTATACGACCCATGATGTATTTAGCCTTATCCTATGATCATCGTATCATCGATGGAAAAGAAGCCGTTAGCTTTTTAGTCAGAGTAAAAGAATGCGTTGAAAACCCTGAAAGAATGCTATTCGAAATCTAA